The sequence AAAAGCATATGAATTAATAGAAAGAATTTACAGATTACCTGAAAGTTTGAAACTTTAAGGAATGGTTGGCATATAATGATTGTATATTTAGTGCTGGGCCCGAATTCATCTAAAAAGGATTATGTTTCTGTTTTGCATGAATCTACgagttatatactccctccgttccaatagtaatgtcccaaaaaaaatggggcacataaattaagaaaatgtagataaagcaagagagataaagtaaaagatgagagagatggagagagtagtaaaaaagtaagagagagataaagtaaatgaggagaGTGATAGAGAGAAtagataaagtaaattatttcctTTTCTGGGTTGAGACATTTTAAATGGTatgcccaaaaagaaaatttgggacgttattattgggacggagggagtataacgtTAGTCATTATATAAAGGTCAGCCTCCTCGCAGAACATGTTCACTTTGACATCTGACTGTATAATGTGTCTACTTATGGTCGGAATGTCTAAGGTTTCAAAATATAACAAAGATTCCTTAGTTTCCATTCATTACCAGTTCCTTACATGAAAGACAATTGAACATACTGTTGTCATCATGTCAAAGTGGAATTTAAATATTGTCATTCTTGACTAGCAGCGGGTGTACTTACATTAGAACTCATGTATGGCAGATGCACGCACTTAGAAGACAACTGAGTGAGGGTCTTCGGCCTTTACATGAAACATTTCTTGCATTAGTTCGTTTATTTGGCTCAAAAGGTCGTGCTACTAGAGGATTGGAAATTCTTGCAGCAATGGAAAAACTCAATTATGACATTCGGCAAGCTTGGCTGCTTCTTGTTGGTATGTATGTACGTCGTGTGTGGATTGGTCACTGTTATCCTGCAATTCAGTTTTGTTTCCATAAATTCCACATTTAATTAATCATGTTCTTTACATCAGAGGAACTTGTGAAAGGCAAGCATCTAGAAGATGCCAATAGAGTTTTTCTGAAGGGAGCTGAGGGTGGCCTTAGAGCTACAGATAAGCTTTATGATCTTCTTATAGAAGAGGATTGTAAGGTGGGAGATCACTCAAATGCATTGACCATAGCCTATGAAATGGAAGCTGCTGGTAGAATGGCGACTACCTTTCATTTCAATTGTCTTTTGAGTGTGCAGGTACCAGTGTCCTTTGGATTTGTTTGAAGTGTCTTTCTAGATAACAATGTTGTGCTAGTGGTAGTGCAAGTATTAATTGTGAAAGAAATATTAACATGCTTTCAGCATATGAAAAGTTTCCAATTATTGACTACAAAATCTGTTATAGTCTTTGGTTTTGTGGCAGGTTTAGATCTTACTGAGCAGAACAATTAACGAGCTTACTGATTTTGCAGTGCATGAGATGTCTCAAATGATGGGTATTTGAACTCAAAAAAgtaattcataataataaaaaaaacccACCCGGGCTTCTCATTTTGCTGTGTGTTTCATCATGTTATAGTTTGACAAGCTTAAAGAACGCTGAGTTGGTATGTCATTAAGCAAAGAAGTGAAGTTGTTAAAGTTTTGTAACTGCTGCAAGTTCTGTCCAATATGCTAAATCTGTTTAAAATATAGTAGTATAGTCTCGATTATTTTGTGTATATGTGTGCACGTGTTTCTGATTATGCAAACACCATGGTTGATATGAGAATAATCTTTTTCCTTCattatttctttccttttctttttctttctaaaaaaaGCTTGAATTGAGGCATTAAGAAGTTATTTTACAACTTTGCCAGGCTAATTGTGGAATTCCTGAAATTGCTTTTGCTACCTTTGAAAACATGGAATATGGAGAAGGTTTGTTTTTGCTTCTATTCAATTTTACCTTAATGTAACTTAACTGAGGTTGGCTGTTGACCATTGCTCATATATCATAATTCCTGCTTATGATTTTTCATCTTTATGAAAGTTTTCTTATGACTGCTGTTGGTTTGTATAGCTTACATGAAACCTGATACGGAGACATATAATTGGGTGATCCAAGCATATACAAGAGCTGAGTCATATGACAGGTATGCTATGTTGTATGCACAGCAAATTACTGTTCTCTATGCTGTCATTGTAATGATACTGATGACTTTTTGATAGCCTGCTCTTTAACAAAAGTGCTTGGTATTCCTTAAAGAATATTTACATTCAACTTTagattttttgaaaatatttatattcaCTTTCATTTCTTTCCTGTTTGCTTTGCAACTTCGATAATGTGTTCAGATTTCAATATGGCAATCTAGGGTTCAAGATGTTGCCGAGTTACTTGGAATGATGGTTGAAGACTACAAGCGTTTGCAACCAAATGTGAGAACCTACGCGTAAGAACTTTTGTTCTTTAAACTTCCTTGAGAAATGTGATCTCCAAATGATATATCTTCTATTTTTTGTTAGGTGTTTATTTTCATATGTTCTCATCTTCACCTAACAGATTATCGTAAGTTCTATTTCATGTTAGGCATGGAATTTCATATGTTTCCATCTTCACCTAGCAGATATTAAAAAGCGCTTATCCTAAAAATAAGATGAAGTGTACATTTCCAGTTCCATTACTAAGACAAGGTCTTGGTTATCTATATATTTGAAATCCATACTCAGTTTAAGTTTATGTAGATGGAGTCTTAAAAATATGAGGAGGTTGCTTCTTTTTGCTATGTAAACTAGAAGTTTGTTCAACTTTTTGTGTccattataataaatattaagcTGCTAGGCTGAtgtattttcattcattctaaACTTTTGAGATAACTCTGGAAATAATTTTAAGAACCCTACCGCAAGATATTCATGTGGATCAATTAATGAAATTAACTTTGGTATGTATTCTATGCTGAAACTCAATTTTTTTGTATCTGTCGTGTAAGCACGAACTAATTGCCCATGTGAAGCAGTGGATAGAGTGAATCTGCTGTCATCAATAGCAATTGGTGTAATCAATTtggatcttctgatactgagtAATTGACTTCTACCCTTCTTGTGTAGGTTGTTGGTGGAATGCTTTACAAAATATTGTGTCACAAGGGAAGCCATTCGACATTTTCGTGCTCTCAAAAACTTTGAAGGTGGGACCACTTTGTTACATTGTGAAGGACAATATGGTGATCCGCTTTCTTTGTATCTTCGAGCATTGTGTAGAGAAGGCATGTACTCTGACACTCTCTCAACTTTCtcatttgtttatttctttccagAAATAGCTTGTCTTCGTGCCCATGTCATAGAAAGATTATCCTAAATTACGGGATGGTTTTAATCCTCAAATGTAAATGCTGAGAGCTAAAAGCTGCATATGTATCATGGAAATTTTTGGTAAAGATGTCTACAAATCACATAAATGATATAGTACTATAGTACTGTATCACAGATTCACAAATAAAGAGATGTGGCCTCAAATATATAAGCACGACTTCCTGTTTGAGTGAAATCATGTAATCATCATTATGCTAACATGCACACAACGAACTTTGTTATGTATTAAAATTGCTTCCTTTAGTTCTTAAACAGGAAATGTGGTGGAGATTCACTTATATTCATATCATACGAGGCAGTAAATATTTCTTTCTGGTGGAGTAGCTCAGTGTCTGAGAAAACAACAAAATTTTGATAGATATCAAGTCAGTTAAAACAAGAAGTCATTATTCTCATGCCAATGCATTACTGTTGATCTACAAAAAATAGGAGAAAGACATTTCACCATACATATGTTGCTAGCGGCTTCAatttctatcttttttttttttgaggaaagcTTCAATTATCTTGAGATGCCATTTTTTCTTACTATTTATCATATTTGAAATCAGGAAGAGTTGTTGAGTTACTAGATGCTCTTGAAACCATGGTGAAGGATAAACAACAAATCCCACCCCGAGCCATGATCTTGAGCAGGAAATATCGGACTCTAGTTAGCTCTTGGATTGAACCTTTGCAAGAAGAAGCTGAACTTGGGCATGAAATTGATTATATTGCCAGGTTTAActctttcaaattttattaccttctcAAGAGAGCTATTCTGTATGGTTCATTTCCTTTCGTGTGCCTCTATTTTAATCATTCTACTAGGCTGTTGAATTGATTTCTCTTTTGTGCTCTCTTTATTCATCATACCTTGTTTAGTTTAGGTGAGTATTGATGCATTATACTTTTTTGAGCATATCCTTTGTATTTCTGAATCTTTCACGTAGTTACTCTGGAATCTTTGCTTTGTTTCCTGGTATACATCTAAGTTATTGAATATTGTTTGTAGAAGTGAAGTCGAATGAATTTCCATTTAGTCTTAATTACTTTAAGATGTTTGATTGACATAGCTGGATAACAGGTATGTTGCAGAAGGTGGGCTCACAGGTGAACGCAAACGATGGGTCCCACGCAGAGGAAAAACTCCTTTAGATCCTGATGCTGAAGGTTTTGCATATTCCAATCCTATGGAAACCTCTTTCAAACAGCGATGTCTCGAGGAATGGAAAATACATCATAGAAAACTTTTGAGAACCTTAAGAAATGAAGGGCCAATAGTGTTGGGTAATATTTCCGAGTCTGACTATATTAGAGTTGAGGAGAgattaaagaaaattataaaaggTCCCGAACAAAATACGTTGAAACCAAAAGCTGCTAGTAAAATGATAGTATCAGAGCTGAAGGAAGAGCTGGAAGCTCAAGGTTTGCCAACTGATGGCACTAGAAATGTACTCTATCAGCGTGTACAAAAAGCAAGGAGAATAAACCGTTCTAGAGGTCGACCCCTTTGGGTCCCTCCTgtggaagaggaagaagaagaggtaAACCTAATGACTAATTTTGTCactatgttttattttattcaattctTGCTAATTTCTGTTAAATGCTTCTACTGTTATATATTCATCCCAGTGTCTCCTAGGTTCCAAAACCAATGCTCTTCACTCCTAAAGATACAAATGATTATTGATTTAACAAAGATATGCTAACTTATAGGTGGACGAAGAGTTGGATGAGTTAATTTCACGTATTAAGTTGGAAGAAGGCAATACAGAGTTTTGGAGACGGCGTTTCCTTGGAGAGGGCCTGAATGAAAATCATAGCAAGCcattagaaaaagaagaagaagaagatgatggtgATGATGGAGTTATTGATATCTTAGATGATGCTGATGAGGTTTCCAAAGATGCTGAAGATGATGAGGCCGatgaagaggaggaggaggaggaggtggaACAAACTGAAATCCAAGTCAGTGATCGGGTAAAAGATAAGGAAGCTGAAGCTGCCAAACCTCCTCAAATGATTGGAGTGCAATTGTTGAAAGACTCTGATCAGAGTACCAGCTCATcaagaaaattaaagaaaagatcCCCTAGGGCATCTATGGAGGTAAATTTGCAAACCTGTTGCATATAAAGTATAAACTACTAGCAAGCTGCTCACCAGATGCCTTCATGTATAACTTTTGGTTTGTTTCTCATGTCTGGCAAATTAACATACTATTGGAAATTGCAATAACCTTATAGAAAACAGAATATTTAATGCAGGATCACATGCCCAAACTCTTTCTTCGGGGATATTCTTAGTTATTGCAAGTGGATAGCTGTTTGCATGAAGTCtgatataattaaaaatgatactaaCAGAACACCTTAATCTTGCTCCTATCTCATACTAAAAAGTGTTGGGTGACTGAGATACTTTCCAGACTCTTCTCTTGAAACTGGTCTTTCATTCACAGAAGATTCTGTGACACTTCCAAACAACTTTGGCATATGTTAGTTTTTATGTGAAAAGATATATGTCCTTGTTGATGAAATTGGTACTGGAAAGCTCTGTGAGTGACATCACTGAATCGTCATATGTTCTTTTTCTTCTGGCTCATGAGTAACAGGAGTGCTAATCATGATTCTTATTATTTGGGTATTCGTCTTTGGTACAATTGAATGCAGGATGATGACGACGATGACTGGTTTCCTTTAgatattcatgaagcatttaAGGAATTGAGGAACAGGAAGGTGTTTGATGTATCAGATATGTACACATTAACTGATGCCTGGGGTTGGACGTGGGATAAGGATTTTAAGAACAAAGCTCCTAGAAGATGGTCGCAGGAGTGGGAGGTTGAATTGGCTGTTAAAATAATGAATTTGGTAACTATTGTCCGATCTCTCCCAAACCACTATGATATATATACTTTATAGGGTGTGGTTCAAATCAGAGCCTTCTTATTATGAGCGTTGCAGTAACTTATACGATCAGTGcaataaacaaaattaatttattgcACAACACATATAATTTACTCCATTGAACGTATAAGTTATGCAGTTCTCACAATAAGAAGGTTCTCATTTAAACCCTTTCctatatattctctctctctctctctctctctctctatatatatatatatatatatatatatatatataatgttaatACTTCTGGAGTTTGTGCTTTTCtatttgtgtatttatattTATCACATGTCACTAAAAATGGATTTTCTATTAGGTAATTGAATTGGGAGGAACACCAACCCTTGGGGACTGTGCTATGGTACTTCGAGCTGCTATACGAGCTCCTATGCCTTCAGCCTTTTTACAGATTTTGCAGACGACTCATCGCCTTGGTTATGTTTTTGGCAGGTCAGTATTATGTTTTCTGGTTGAACAAAACTTGTCTTTCAACTCATTGATAGAAGTTGACACTTGGCCGTGGATGGGATGTAAGAAAAAGAAGTCAAGAAAAATAGTAACATAAACCAAGCTTAGTTATCTCTTAAGGAATAAGACATAGATGCAAGTGTAAATCATCAGCAGAAAATAAACTGCAAAGAAATAATGAAACTTGTTAGAAGATGAGCTCCAGAAATGGCTTAGTCGTATGAAAAAAACTTGAAATTATTTGTCGCCAGTAGATTTTATGCAGACTAGGACTTTCTTGAATACTTCTTCTAGCCGCAAACGATTATTAagtgtgagttgtgtgtgtttCTCTGCAGCCCGTTGTACGACGAAGTCATCAGCCTGTGTCTAGATCTTGGGGAGCTCGATGCATCCATCGCCATTGTTGCAGACCTCGAGACGAGTGGCATCAAAGTTGCGGATGAAACTCTTGATCGTGTCATTTCTGCTAGACAGGATAGCACACCAACTGATGCATCATCATAGTTGTTTTCTCATGCACCTGTTACTTTTTCATGTTTGTACAGTGTAGTTATGAGATTTTGTCCATTATTTATTCATGAGAATGCTGCGGATTTAATGGAAATTTATATtgatttttgatgaacatgaaTATCTTATATTGGATTTTTAAAGACACATCACCTTAAGTTTGTCGAAAATTTTGACTTGTATAACATAAATAAGTACAAGTTGTATATGTAATAAATTTGGactataatttaagaattaATCTTAATATTATGAAAGTTTCTTGTAACGAggaaaaatattcaattactATCCATCGGCATGTTTTAAGTAGGGCTGCAGACAGACCAAATTACTCGTGAGATATTCAGAGTTCGGTTTGATAAAAGTTCGGCTCAGTATGATTGTATTCAACTCGATAGCTTGTAAACAAATTTGTTAAGTggtttaatttgaaaatataagaaTTAGTAAGTAcaacctatatttatatatgataattaataataattgtattaagtCTCTTATTAGTTCTATTTGccatataaaatattaatatattatattgttataaataaaataatttattttcaaaagaaagcaattaatgttttaaacaaaaaatcaaatttagaaAATTCATTTACGTTCGATTAAACTTGTGTTGTGATTTGAAGCCTCTCGAATACCACCAATTGGAAAAACACAATCTAACTAATTCGAGAACTCATAGTAACAATTAAGAACAAATTCAACACAAGAATTAAGAATAGgaaaaatgaagaagataacacatgatttacgtggttcgatcacgACGATCTACATCCACAGGAGAGCTATCAATCTTCACTAAAACGCCGACAATAATAAGTACTTTTACAACTCTTAAACAATAAAGAATATGCAGTTTCAAGCTATAGCAATAGCTATTGCATTTACCAACTCTCTCTTTCTTTGTTATAAATTCTATCTCTCAATAATACAATGAGATGCGTGTATTACATGTGAAATGTACAACAATCATATATACCAGCTAAAGAAATAACCAACTTAAAAGAAGCGATTACATAAACTTCATGCATGGAGCTGCAAAATTCCTCATTCACAAGTTAGTTGTAACTAACTCTTTAAGATATTAATCTGTTGTATACCGTCCTATCTAGACCACttgttgttcttttttttttcttttttttttgatcggataAAGTTATGTTAGATGTTAACAATTAGTTCCCCAAACACTCCAAGAATTCACCAagcccaccttatctctccaatcaccaaattcgctcccaaAGGGGATCGAACTCGGGTCtcatcacttaagtgaggaccccgTGGCCAGGtgagctaagccccctggtttgaCCACTTGTTGTTCTGATATGAGTTGATTCATTTCTTGTATTGATATTTCAACTGTGAAGTCACCATGTATTATATTCTCCACCTTGATTGAGATAGTGAGACTACCATAGACAActctccaaaaacaaacactcTTTAGCAAGCCATGTTACTCTCACTTTGAGAGCACAACCCAATGACCTTGAGACAATATATGAACTTAGCAACTGGTAAAACTTTAGTTAATATATTTGAAGTATTCTCCCTTGTACTGACTTTTGCCACCTTAATAGTTCCCTTTTCAACAATGTCTCTCATAAAATGTAGTCTTACATCAACGTGCTTGGAACGCTCATGAAATGTACATCACTTTGATTATCACACAAAATGGTGATAGTATCTTGTTGAATTCCAAGCTCTTGTAGCATTCCTCTCAACCACATTCCTTCTTTTATAGCTATGTACTTGGCCTCTGTTGTTGAAAGAGCCACAATTGACTGAAGCATAGACCTCTAGCTTATAGCAGAACCTAGGGCTGACAAATCGTGCGGGTCGGAtcgttatcgggtcgacctgatatcgacccgacctgataaggccaaaccTGAACCGACCTGATAAGGGAATGCTcgaacccaacccgaacccgacacgaaccTGACACGAACCCGATATCAACACGATTTGATCCGGGTTGACACGACACGATAGCGACACGATCTGATAACGACCTGATAACAACACGATTTGAATCGGGTTGACACGATAAAATAACGACACGATCCGATTACGACCTGATAACAcataaatttgatttgattcattcacaacaacaacaacaacaacaacaacaacaacaacaacaac comes from Salvia miltiorrhiza cultivar Shanhuang (shh) chromosome 3, IMPLAD_Smil_shh, whole genome shotgun sequence and encodes:
- the LOC131017498 gene encoding uncharacterized protein LOC131017498, which gives rise to MAFSLLTQTPFSLSLTSTAAPRSAVSAAAGPSASVSTSQRKPRRKKQQNDLKSSDDNGYPGSEGGNFAPSSAEKLLRLVFMEELMERARSGSAAGVSDIIYDMIAAGLTPGPRSFHGLVVSHVLSRDEEGSMHALRRQLSEGLRPLHETFLALVRLFGSKGRATRGLEILAAMEKLNYDIRQAWLLLVEELVKGKHLEDANRVFLKGAEGGLRATDKLYDLLIEEDCKVGDHSNALTIAYEMEAAGRMATTFHFNCLLSVQANCGIPEIAFATFENMEYGEAYMKPDTETYNWVIQAYTRAESYDRVQDVAELLGMMVEDYKRLQPNVRTYALLVECFTKYCVTREAIRHFRALKNFEGGTTLLHCEGQYGDPLSLYLRALCREGRVVELLDALETMVKDKQQIPPRAMILSRKYRTLVSSWIEPLQEEAELGHEIDYIARYVAEGGLTGERKRWVPRRGKTPLDPDAEGFAYSNPMETSFKQRCLEEWKIHHRKLLRTLRNEGPIVLGNISESDYIRVEERLKKIIKGPEQNTLKPKAASKMIVSELKEELEAQGLPTDGTRNVLYQRVQKARRINRSRGRPLWVPPVEEEEEEVDEELDELISRIKLEEGNTEFWRRRFLGEGLNENHSKPLEKEEEEDDGDDGVIDILDDADEVSKDAEDDEADEEEEEEEVEQTEIQVSDRVKDKEAEAAKPPQMIGVQLLKDSDQSTSSSRKLKKRSPRASMEDDDDDDWFPLDIHEAFKELRNRKVFDVSDMYTLTDAWGWTWDKDFKNKAPRRWSQEWEVELAVKIMNLVIELGGTPTLGDCAMVLRAAIRAPMPSAFLQILQTTHRLGYVFGSPLYDEVISLCLDLGELDASIAIVADLETSGIKVADETLDRVISARQDSTPTDASS